A window of Polypterus senegalus isolate Bchr_013 chromosome 14, ASM1683550v1, whole genome shotgun sequence contains these coding sequences:
- the pcsk9 gene encoding proprotein convertase subtilisin/kexin type 9, whose translation MWLTARRCGRLLVLWLLTTCPALEVDEDDHQMVLSLINQEDSGQESGAEQPADFYRTNKEDWRLPGHYVVVLKDETHKSHVERTIQRLEAKAARRGYLVEVVHVFVHTFRGFIVKMSSDVLHLALKLPHVHYIEEDSLVFAQSIPWNLDRIVQTQHGAGKYSPPNDGEQVEVYLLDTSVQSDHREIDGRILVTDFDNVPEEDSTRQHRQASKCDSHGTHMAGIVSGRDSGVAKGSSVRSLRVLNCQGKGTMSSVLAALEFIRSTLIVQPYSPMVTLLPFTGGYSRTLNAVCSLMVRTGVVLIAAAGNYREDACLYSPASEPEVITVGATNYQDQLMNVGTLGSNFGRCVDIFAPGDNIVSASSDCTTCFTAKSGTSQAAAHVAGIAAVILNASPNLTASALLQELLHYSAKGAINEAEFPEGHRMVTPNMVARLPTEVTAGERLLCRSVWSEKSGFSRLATAVAHCRRGEEMFSCSSFSTNGNRQGDHMQDHEGRKECVAHNAFGGQGVYAVARCCTWQKATCLTHSSVGTKTKADKRAVGCLKEDHVLTGCGSRSTAGRLSDSMKPQRAHNDKPWECSGREGTDVHATCCHAPSLECKVKENGSIGFTEKVLVSCEEGWTLTGCNAYSRGSDTHGAYALDDTCVVHSSGGGKGAAAVAICCRDSQSELSTSASNHK comes from the exons ATGTGGCTGACTGCACGGCGCTGCGGCCGCTTGCTTGTTTTGTGGCTCCTGACGACATGTCCGGCGCTCGAAGTTGACGAGGACGACCACCAGATGGTCCTGTCCCTCATCAACCAGGAGGATTCTGGCCAGGAGTCGGGGGCGGAGCAGCCTGCCGACTTCTACCGGACGAACAAG GAAGACTGGCGCCTGCCTGGCCACTACGTGGTGGTGCTGAAGGACGAGACGCACAAGTCGCATGTGGAGCGGACAATCCAGCGGCTGGAGGCGAAGGCTGCCAGGAGGGGCTACCTGGTGGAGGTGGTCCACGTGTTTGTCCACACCTTCAGAGGCTTCATTGTCAAGATGAGCAGCGACGTCCTCCACCTG GCCCTCAAGCTGCCCCACGTCCACTACATCGAGGAAGACTCACTGGTGTTTGCGCAGAGCATCCCCTGGAACCTGGACAGGATCGTGCAGACGCAGCATGGAGCTGGGAAGTACAGTCCTCCAA ATGACGGAGAGCAAGTGGAGGTCTACTTGCTTGATACCAGCGTTCAGAGTGACCACCGTGAGATCGACGGTCGGATTCTGGTCACAGACTTTGACAACGTCCCCGAAGAGGACAGCACCCGGCAACATCGACAG GCTAGCAAATGTGACAGTCATGGCACCCACATGGCTGGCATCGTGAGTGGGCGGGACTCTGGAGTGGCAAAGGGAAGTTCTGTGCGAAGCCTGAGGGTCCTGAACTGCCAGGGCAAAGGGACAATGAGCAGCGTCCTGGCAG CTCTGGAGTTCATCCGCAGCACTTTGATTGTCCAGCCCTACAGCCCCATGGTCACTCTGCTGCCCTTTACGGGGGGTTACAGCCGAACGCTCAATGCCGTCTGCAGCCTGATGGTCCGAACTGGCGTGGTGCTCATCGCCGCCGCAGGGAACTACAGAGAGGATGCCTGCCTGTACTCGCCTGCGTCAGAGCCGGAG GTCATAACGGTGGGGGCCACAAACTACCAGGACCAGCTGATGAATGTGGGGACCTTGGGGTCCAACTTTGGCCGCTGCGTTGACATTTTCGCCCCCGGGGACAACATAGTGAGCGCGTCCAGCGACTGCACCACCTGCTTCACAGCCAAGAGCGGCACGTCCCAGGCTGCTGCTCACGTCGCAG GGATCGCTGCTGTCATCCTCAATGCCAGCCCGAACCTCACGGCGTCCGCGCTACTGCAGGAGCTGCTGCACTACTCGGCCAAGGGGGCCATCAATGAGGCTGAGTTCCCCGAGGGTCATCGAATGGTCACTCCCAACATGGTGGCTCGCCTCCCCACTGAGGTCACAGCAG GAGAGCGGCTGCTCTGTCGCTCCGTGTGGTCCGAGAAGTCGGGATTTTCCCGTTTGGCCACGGCGGTCGCACACTGCAGGAGAGGTGAGGAGATGTTCAGCTGTTCCAGCTTCTCCACAAATGGAAACCGGCAAGGTGATCACATGCAG GACCACGAGGGTCGAAAGGAATGCGTCGCCCATAATGCTTTTGGAGGACAGGGAGTGTATGCGGTGGCCAGGTGCTGTACCTGGCAGAAGGCCACATGTCTCACCCACAGCAGTGTGGGCACCAAGACCAAGGCAGACAAGAGGGCGGTGGGCTGCCTGAAGGAGGACCACGTGCTGACAG GCTGCGGCTCCCGGTCCACTGCAGGACGGCTGAGTGACAGCATGAAGCCCCAGCGCGCTCACAATGACAAGCCCTGGGAGTGCTCTGGCCGAGAGGGCACCGACGTACATGCCACCTGCTGCCACGCGCCcagcttggaatgcaaagtgaaGGAGAACGGCTCCATAGGATTCACAGAGAAG GTGCTCGTGTCCTGCGAGGAGGGCTGGACGCTGACCGGCTGCAACGCTTACTCCCGGGGCTCTGACACGCATGGCGCCTACGCCCTGGACGACACCTGCGTGGTGCACAGCTCGGGGGGCGGCAAGGGGGCGGCGGCCGTCGCCATCTGCTGCCGTGACAGCCAATCGGAGCTCAGTACCTCCGCCAGCAACCACAAGTGA